One region of Fragaria vesca subsp. vesca linkage group LG4, FraVesHawaii_1.0, whole genome shotgun sequence genomic DNA includes:
- the LOC101313797 gene encoding TMV resistance protein N-like has translation MQHKKILLVVDDVDSLDQLKKLAGSTDWFGRGSRVIITTRDTRLLTIHGVKPTYDVHGLGHQEALELFSSNALLDIEKLDADETPIVTEVVNYAEGVPLALEVLGSHLCDTSIQKWRAMLDGFKKDPPKSIQDILLISYDGLQDTTRNVFLDIACFFKGHNRNDVIQILEGCDRITPEHSIEVLEQKALISVGRDGAIRMHDLLEEMGKVKILQESTKAGARSRLWYYKDVQDVLTKNRGTSKIEGIIVKMPTTDKIRLSPKCFKNMKNLKIFINVNGRFVGKVKYYSDQLRLLDWPKCPLEYLPSDFDMKKMVQLNMPESRIMRLGGEFKILINF, from the exons ATGCAACATAAAAAGATTCTCTTAGTCGTTGACGATGTGGATAGTTTGGACCAGTTAAAGAAACTAGCAGGGAGTACTGATTGGTTTGGTCGCGGAAGCAGAGTTATCATAACCACAAGAGATACGCGTTTGTTGACTATTCATGGAGTAAAACCAACATACGATGTTCATGGACTAGGTCATCAAGAAGCTCTTGAGCTCTTCAGTTCAAATGCCTTGTTGGATATTGAGAAATTGGATGCTGATGAGACACCGATAGTTACTGAAGTTGTTAACTATGCTGAAGGCGTTCCACTAGCACTAGAAGTTTTAGGTTCGCATCTATGTGATACCTCTATACAGAAATGGCGAGCTATGTTAGATGGTTTTAAAAAAGATCCTCCTAAAAGCATTCAAGATATTCTCTTAATCAGTTATGATGGACTGCAAGATACAACGCGAAATGTTTTCCTTGACATTGCATGTTTCTTCAAAGGTCATAACAGAAATGACGTGATACAAATTCTTGAAGGTTGTGACCGCATCACCCCCGAGCATAGCATTGAAGTTCTCGAACAAAAGGCTCTCATATCTGTTGGTAGAGATGGTGCTATTCGCATGCATGATTTGCTAGAAGAGATGGGGAAAGTTAAAATTCTGCAGGAGTCTACGAAGGCCGGTGCGCGAAGCAGATTGTGGTATTATAAGGATGTGCAGGACGTTCTAACAAAAAACAGA GGAACAAGTAAAATTGAAGGTATAATTGTAAAGATGCCTACAACAGATAAGATACGGTTGAGTCCTAAATGTTTTAAAAATATGAAAAATCTTAAAATCTTTATAAACGTTAATGGACGGTTTGTTGGAAAGGTCAAGTATTACTCGGACCAGTTGCGGTTACTTGATTGGCCTAAATGTCCCCTAGAATATTTGCCCTCCGATTTTGATATGAAGAAAATGGTGCAGCTTAATATGCCTGAAAGCCGCATAATGCGTCTTGGAGGAGAATTCAAGATATTAATAAATTTTTAG
- the LOC101314081 gene encoding TMV resistance protein N-like, translating into MSGSPNLEFLDLSGCKSLEMVHPSVGYLEKLVKLDLYNCCNLMKLPPEVNWRSLQELDLGRCSKLKSFPEIVGEMKCMKTLCLFNTGIKTLPSSIRYLINLEWLRFSHCRDLTDIPGSIYELRKLKNLDLVECPKLVTFPTKVDSPDGSDYLLGCNSSKIDFLASALVYLNLSGCPFVTLPNKCIKKFVNLSRLILRGCTRLVEIPELPPLITELDARDCVSLERISKLSKFLECKESQMIQEMNLTNCWRLCQNLLAEMAASKEDDDLFSRLLSSQLSEFSIIFHESSCMHLGTSEPIVII; encoded by the coding sequence ATGTCGGGAAGCCCAAACTTAGAGTTCCTGGATCTAAGTGGTTGTAAAAGTTTAGAGATGGTTCACCCTTCGGTTGGATACCTCGAAAAGCTGGTTAAGCTGGATCTTTACAACTGTTGTAACCTTATGAAGCTGCCTCCAGAAGTCAACTGGAGATCCCTCCAAGAACTTGATCTTGGTCGTTGCAGTAAGCTAAAGAGTTTCCCTGAAATTGTGGGAGAGATGAAATGCATGAAAACCTTGTGTCTATTCAACACTGGCATTAAAACATTGCCGTCATCCATTCGGTATCTAATCAACCTTGAATGGTTGAGATTCAGTCACTGTAGAGACCTCACAGATATACCTGGCAGCATTTATGAACTGCGAAAGTTGAAGAACTTAGACTTGGTGGAGTGCCCAAAACTCGTAACATTCCCAACTAAGGTGGACTCACCTGACGGCAGTGACTATTTACTAGGATGCAATTCATCTAAAATTGATTTCTTGGCATCCGCTTTAGTTTATCTTAATTTATCCGGATGCCCCTTTGTTACTCTTCCTAATAAATGCATCAAGAAATTTGTCAACTTGTCAAGACTCATTTTGAGAGGCTGCACGAGGCTCGTGGAAATTCCGGAGCTTCCACCACTGATCACAGAGTTGGATGCAAGAGATTGCGTATCATTGGAAAGAATTTCAAAGCTGTCAAAATTTTTGGAATGTAAAGAATCACAAATGATCCAGGAGATGAACTTGACTAATTGTTGGAGACTCTGTCAAAATTTATTGGCTGAGATGGCGGCAAGCAAGGAAGATGATGATCTCTTCTCTCGGCTCCTATCTTCTCAGCTATCCGAGTTTTCAATTATATTTCACGAAAGTTCTTGTATGCACCTAGGTACAAGTGAACCAATAGTTATAATTTAA
- the LOC101314368 gene encoding cation/H(+) antiporter 19-like: MKATSNGSFQGDSPLDYALPLLILQIILVVVFTRCLAYILKPLRQPRVIAEVIGGILLGPSALGRNKAFLNGIFPPKGMTVLETVANIGLCFFLFLVGLELDFNSIRRTGKKSLGIAICGITLPFVLGIATSAILRATISKGVQHGPFLVFNGVALSITAFPVLARILAELKLLTTDVGRIAMSAAAVNDVAAWILLALAIALTGTHSPLVSVWVLLCGAGFVGFAVVAILPLLAMMARKSPDGEPVKELYICVTLSIVLAAAFVTDTIGIHALFGAFVVGIIMPKEGPFAGVLIEKIEDLVSGLFLPLYFVSSGLKTNVATISGAQSWGLLVLVIFTASFGKIVGTVALSLFFKVPLREAVALGVLMNTKGLVELIVLNIGKDRKVLNDQTFAIFVMMALFTTFITTPLVMAVYKPARKGAPYKLRTIFRKNPDTELRILACFHTTRNIPTMINIIESSRGTRKRGRLTVYAMHLMELSERSSAISMVHKARHNGLPFWNKKSDNKDQMVIAFEAYEQLSTVKIRPATAISSLNNMHEDICACAHQKTAAMILLPFHKHQRLDGTMESLGHSFQVVNERVLRHAPCSVGILVDRGLGGTTQVSASDVSYTALVAFFGGRDDREALAYGMRLAEHPGIALTVFRFIARKGKTLRFGAQLVGITADNKKILKEEDSSQENEEDEKFLEEYKKLMSSSKENEESMLYEEKMVDSKGEIAVALKTLSKHNLFIVGRMPPTLPLVESSDCAELGPIGSFLASSDFSSTASVVVIQQYDTTATQPLVVEEVDCELPESSNSMIGEFAVSEMNKQENQKAKLVFEIMIEGQFQRVAGGNYKLVIAYNALFE, translated from the exons ATGAAGGCCACGTCGAATGGATCTTTCCAGGGCGATAGTCCACTTGATTACGCTCTTCCATTACTCATCCTTCAGATCATCTTGGTCGTTGTGTTCACTAGGTGTCTTGCATATATTCTTAAACCTCTCCGACAACCCCGAGTTATAGCGGAAGTTATC GGTGGAATTCTACTGGGCCCCTCAGCATTAGGGCGGAACAAGGCCTTTCTGAATGGGATTTTCCCGCCAAAAGGGATGACGGTGCTAGAAACGGTGGCCAACATAGGCCTCTGCTTCTTCTTGTTCCTCGTCGGCCTCGAGCTCGACTTCAACTCCATCCGCCGCACTGGAAAGAAGTCCCTCGGCATCGCTATCTGCGGCATCACCCTCCCCTTCGTCCTCGGCATCGCCACCTCCGCCATCCTACGCGCCACCATCTCGAAAGGCGTGCAACATGGCCCCTTCCTCGTCTTCAATGGCGTCGCCCTCTCCATCACCGCCTTCCCCGTCCTCGCCCGCATCCTCGCCGAGCTCAAGCTCCTCACTACCGACGTCGGCCGCATCGCCATGTCCGCCGCCGCAGTCAACGACGTCGCCGCTTGGATCCTCCTCGCCCTCGCCATTGCCCTCACCGGCACCCACTCCCCTCTCGTCTCCGTTTGGGTCCTCCTCTGCGGCGCCGGCTTCGTCGGGTTCGCCGTCGTCGCCATCCTCCCCTTACTCGCCATGATGGCGCGGAAGTCCCCCGACGGCGAACCAGTCAAGGAGCTCTACATCTGCGTCACACTCTCCATTGTCTTGGCCGCAGCGTTCGTGACGGACACGATAGGGATACACGCGCTGTTCGGCGCGTTCGTGGTGGGGATCATAATGCCGAAGGAGGGTCCGTTCGCCGGAGTGTTGATAGAGAAGATTGAGGATTTGGTTTCCGGGCTTTTCTTGCCGCTTTATTTTGTGTCAAGTGGGCTCAAGACCAACGTGGCCACCATTAGTGGAGCGCAGTCGTGGGGTTTGCTGGTGCTGGTGATATTCACGGCGTCGTTTGGGAAAATTGTGGGGACTGTGGCCTTGTCCTTGTTTTTTAAGGTGCCTCTCAGGGAGGCCGTGGCGCTTGGGGTGCTTATGAATACCAAAGGCTTGGTGGAGCTCATCGTCCTCAATATTGGCAAAGATAGAAAG GTACTGAACGACCAGACTTTTGCCATCTTTGTTATGATGGCGTTGTTCACCACCTTCATCACCACACCACTAGTGATGGCAGTGTACAAGCCAGCACGCAAGGGAGCTCCTTACAAATTACGCACCATCTTCCGCAAAAATCCCGACACCGAGCTTCGAATTTTGGCATGCTTCCACACCACCCGCAACATTCCCACCATGATCAACATCATCGAGTCGTCCCGCGGCACCCGCAAGCGCGGACGACTCACTGTCTACGCCATGCACCTCATGGAGCTCTCAGAGCGGTCCTCCGCGATCTCCATGGTTCACAAAGCCCGCCACAATGGCCTCCCGTTTTGGAACAAGAAAAGTGATAACAAGGACCAAATGGTGATCGCTTTCGAGGCCTACGAGCAGCTCAGCACCGTCAAAATTCGTCCGGCCACCGCCATCTCTTCTTTGAACAACATGCACGAGGACATATGCGCCTGTGCGCACCAAAAAACCGCGGCAATGATATTGTTGCCTTTTCACAAGCACCAGAGGCTGGACGGAACCATGGAGTCTTTGGGACACTCATTTCAAGTGGTGAACGAGCGCGTCCTCCGACATGCGCCTTGTTCCGTTGGGATCCTAGTCGACAGAGGACTCGGTGGCACCACGCAGGTCTCGGCCAGCGACGTGTCGTATACGGCGCTGGTGGCGTTCTTCGGAGGACGAGATGACCGGGAGGCACTGGCCTACGGTATGAGACTGGCTGAACATCCCGGAATTGCACTGACAGTGTTTAGATTTATTGCTCGAAAAGGGAAGACACTGAGATTTGGAGCGCAATTAGTTGGGATAACAGCTGACAACAAGAAAATACTGAAAGAAGAGGACAGTAGCCAAGAAAATGAAGAGGACGAGAAGTTCTTGGAGGAGTACAAGAAGTTAATGAGTAGCAGTAAGGAAAACGAAGAATCCATGTTGTATGAGGAGAAGATGGTCGATAGCAAAGGTGAGATTGCGGTGGCGTTAAAAACACTGAGCAAGCACAACTTGTTTATAGTAGGGAGAATGCCGCCAACTCTCCCGTTGGTAGAGTCGAGTGACTGTGCGGAGCTTGGGCCAATCGGAAGCTTCTTAGCCTCGTCAGACTTCTCTTCCACAGCTTCGGTTGTGGTGATTCAACAGTACGATACTACGGCGACGCAGCCGCTTGTGGTGGAGGAAGTTGACTGTGAGTTGCCGGAGTCGTCTAATTCTATG ATTGGGGAGTTCGCTGTGTCGGAAATGAACAAGCAGGAGAACCAGAAGGCCAAGTTGGTCTTCGAAATCATGATTGAAGGCCAATTTCAGCGCGTCGCCGGAGGAAATTATAAGCTTGTCATTGCCTACAACGCCCTCTTTGAATGA
- the LOC101298307 gene encoding 50S ribosomal protein L18, chloroplastic-like, which produces MSASLSFVGSSQQLWMRPKFVGVSAPKPQSQSLVIEAKATTKREDRTARHIRIRKKVEGTTERPRLCVFRSNKHLYVQVIDDTKMHTLASASTMQKPISEEFDYTSGPTIEVAKKVGEVIAKSCLEKGITKVAFDRGGYPYHGRVEALANAARENGLQF; this is translated from the exons ATGTCAGCGTCTCTTTCGTTTGTTGGGTCTTCCCAACAGCTTTGGATGCGTCCTAAGTTTGTAGGAGTATCTGCTCCAAAGCCTCAATCTCAGTCTCTAGTTATCGAAGCCAAGGCCACTACCAAAAGAGAAGACAGGACCGCTCGCCATATTCGTATCAGAAAGAAG GTTGAAGGAACTACCGAAAGGCCAAGACTATGTGTCTTCCGCTCCAACAAGCATCTCTATGTCCAAGTGATTGATGACACCAAGATGCATACACTTGCTTCAGCTTCAACAATGCAGAAGCCCATCTCTGAGGAGTTTGACTACACTTCTGGTCCTACCATT GAAGTAGCAAAGAAGGTGGGAGAAGTCATTGCAAAGTCTTGTTTGGAGAAAGGGATCACGAAGGTAGCCTTTGACCGAGGTGGCTATCCGTATCATGGACGTGTGGAAGCCCTTGCTAATGCAGCTAGGGAGAACGGTCTTCAATTCTAA
- the LOC101314655 gene encoding DEAD-box ATP-dependent RNA helicase 50-like produces the protein MLGKAPAPVVNHLWPKRIDPEWIVAQHHCRCTLHPHQIRKWGISCSLGQKAKDKSAAAYDLMDDFIVLGANTKNNDSSLVHDSPKTNTTQRDNDRQQGAPPRRIARGAGNFGRLKVQRVKAVVEKASRVRRDMNESDNELDVQDASPFLSRIEGMGKNKKANAVSRGGRVSNPSNSHEFRDALRKKEPADYEENSRVTTKDFFEPLPESRHKPYVRHKPNTIVDRRRVSVSRKGWGSGGSARESSEYPDLDQRRRVTNDGGFFSRKSFRDVGCSEYMIECLRKQLFQRPSHIQAMAFAPVLAGKSSIIADQSGSGKTLAYLAPVIQRLREEELQGLSKSSSQSPRLVVLVPTAELASQVLSNCRSISKSGVPVRSMVVTGGHRQKTQLESLQEGVDVLIATPGRFIYLIKEGFLHLSSLRCAVLDEVDILFNDEDFEAALQSLMNSAPVTTQYLFVTATLPLGIYNKLVEDFPDCQVVMAPGMHRISPGLEEVLVDCSGDDRSEKSPEMAFTNKKSALLQLVEGSPVPKTIVFCNKIETCRKVENVLSRFDRSGTRVQVLPFHSALAQESRLANMKEFTSSRSEKVAQFLVCTDRASRGIDFPGVDHVILFDFPRDPSEYVRRVGRTARGAGGVGKAFIFVVGKQVSLARRIMDRNQKGHPVHDVPAAYELLY, from the exons ATGCTGGGCAAAGCTCCTGCACCAGTAGTGAACCACCTATGGCCAAAACGCATTGACCCAGAATGGATTGTGGCACAGCACCACTGCAGGTGTACTCTCCACCCACATCAGATTAGGAAATGGGGAATAAGTTGTAGTCTTGGTCAGAAAGCAAAGGATAAGTCTGCAGCTGCTTATGACCTCATGGATGATTTCATTGTGTTGGGAGCTAATACCAAGAATAATGACTCTTCTCTGGTCCATGACTCTCCCAAAACCAATACCACTCAAAGAG ATAATGATCGTCAACAGGGGGCACCTCCGAGGAGAATTGCCAGAGGTGCTGGAAATTTCGGAAGATTGAAAGTCCAGAGAGTGAAAGCTGTAGTGGAGAAAGCTTCTCGGGTGAGGCGAGACATGAATGAAAGTGACAATGAACTAGATGTTCAGGATGCATCACCATTTCTCTCTAGAATTGAAGGTATGGGGAAGAATAAGAAAGCAAATGCCGTGAGTCGTGGAGGGAGAGTTTCAAATCCTTCCAACTCACATGAATTTAGGGACGCATTGCGTAAGAAGGAACCGGCAGATTACGAGGAAAATTCTAGAGTAACTACAAAAGATTTTTTTGAGCCACTCCCTGAGAGTAGGCATAAACCTTATGTGCGTCATAAGCCTAATACCATTGTCGACAGAAGAAGGGTTTCAGTTTCAAGAAAAGGATGGGGTAGTGGAGGGTCTGCACGTGAATCATCAGAGTATCCAGACCTAGATCAAAGAAGGAGAGTGACCAATGATGGTGGCTTTTTTAGTCGAAAATCCTTTAGGGATGTCGGATGCAGTGAGTATATGATCGAATGTCTGAGGAAGCAGCTTTTCCAGCGCCCATCACATATTCAG GCCATGGCGTTTGCTCCAGTTCTTGCTGGAAAAAGCTCAATTATTGCTGACCAAAGTGGATCTGGCAAGACATTAGCTTATCTTGCTCCTGTAATTCAGCGTTTACGGGAAGAAGAACTTCAAGGACTGAGCAAGTCCTCATCACAGAGTCCTCGATTAGTTGTATTAGTTCCGACTGCTGAATTGGCTTCTCAG GTTTTGAGTAATTGCCGATCAATCTCAAAATCTGGAGTTCCTGTCAGGTCTATGGTTGTAACAGGCGGTCATCGACAAAAAACTCAGCTTGAAAGTTTACAAGAAGGTGTTGATGTTCTAATTGCAACACCTGGTCGATTTATATATCTAATTAAGGAGGGTTTCTTGCATTTGTCAAGTCTGAGATG TGCTGTTCTGGATGAGGTAGATATTCTCTTTAATGATGAAGATTTTGAAGCAGCACTGCAAAGTTTGATGAATTCTGCACCTGTTACCACACAATATCTTTTTGTGACTGCAACTTTACCACTTGGCATTTACAACAAATTAGTTGAAGATTTTCCTGATTGTCAAGTGGTCATGGCACCTGGAATGCACCGGATAAGCCCTGGCCTTGAAGAG GTGCTTGTAGATTGCAGTGGAGATGATCGGAGTGAAAAATCTCCAGAGATGGCATTCACAAACAAGAAATCTGCTCTTCTGCAGCTTGTGGAGGGAAGTCCAGTACCCAAAACAATAGTGTTTTGTAACAAG ATTGAGACATGCAGAAAGGTTGAGAATGTATTATCACGCTTCGACAGAAGTGGAACTCGTGTTCAAGTTCTGCCATTTCATTCTGCTCTGGCTCAAGAATCACGGCTTGCAAACATGAAGGAGTTCACTAGTTCTCGTTCAGAGAAAGTAGCACAGTTTTTGGTCTGCACCGATAG GGCATCACGAGGAATCGACTTTCCTGGTGTGGATCATGTTATACTCTTCGACTTCCCACGTGATCCAAGTGAGTACGTGCGGCGTGTTGGAAGAACTGCCAGGGGTGCTGGAGGAGTGGGCAAGGCATTCATCTTTGTCGTTGGCAAGCAAGTCTCTCTTGCACGAAGAATAATGGACAGGAACCAAAAAGGCCACCCAGTGCATGATGTACCAGCTGCATATGAGCTTTTGTATTAA
- the LOC101314944 gene encoding uncharacterized protein LOC101314944 produces the protein MDILNSDKEGLFRSLSDSLPTHCRLNIESFSLLTEYHGVDGYESKTFEAGGYLWKLVLYPNGNKKKNVEDYISVYLRIVKKDTLRTDWGVSVDFRLFLLDQNKGRYLVLEGAFTKQKCIHAGMLDVGFDKLISLKEFTDVSNGYLIDDKCVFGAEVFVCEEIKTGQAEGISRLKSPNMYEHVWEIQNYSILPPPCHRSEPFTVEGQKWMIELYPEGHPRSGKHTHLSLYLGLADKQKTPVITGVYAKYTLRLNPNKNNAGYHGSGKGCFTTTSGKYGWHKFIPLSDLHHFVRDDTLRVEAEITVVGIAKEFPKAKDIVHTTGEGFFSFNSTALVISLSTVVIVTATSIFFKWRG, from the exons ATGGATATCCTTAACTCGGACAAAGAAG GCCTTTTCAGATCACTTTCAGATTCACTGCCAACTCATTGCAGACTTAATATAGAGTCGTTTTCGTTGCTAACCGAGTATCATGGAGTCGATGGTTATGAATCCAAAACGTTCGAAGCCGGAGGATACTTATG GAAACTGGTGCTGTACCCAAATGGAAACAAGAAGAAGAATGTAGAAGACTACATCTCTGTCTACTTGCGCATAGTAAAAAAAGATACACTTCGGACTGATTGGGGAGTATCTGTTGATTTCAGATTGTTTCTGCTTGATCAGAACAAGGGAAGGTACTTGGTTCTCGAAG GTGCTTTTACAAAGCAGAAGTGCATTCACGCGGGGATGCTTGATGTAGGTTTTGATAAGCTAATCAGTCTTAAAGAATTTACTGATGTTTCCAATGGATATCTCATCGATGACAAGTGTGTCTTTGGAGCTGAGGTCTTTGTTTGCGAAGAAATAAAAACAGGCCAAGCAGAGGGTATATCAAGGTTAAAGAGCCCTAATATGTACGAGCATGTTTGGGAGATTCAGAATTATTCTATCTTACCTCCTCCATGCCACCGGTCAGAACCATTCACCGTTGAAGGACAGAAGTG GATGATAGAACTCTATCCCGAGGGACATCCTCGCTCGGGGAAACATACTCATCTTTCTCTTTACTTGGGATTGGCTGATAAACAAAAAACTCCTGTCATCACTGGAGTATATGCAAAGTATACCTTACGCCTCAACCCCAACAAGAACAATGCTGGCTATCATGGTTCAG GTAAGGGTTGTTTTACCACAACCAGTGGCAAATATGGTTGGCACAAATTCATTCCATTGAGCGATTTACATCATTTTGTGAGGGACGATACTCTCAGAGTGGAAGCAGAGATCACTGTTGTTGGAATCGCTAAAGAATTTCCAAAGGCAAAGGACATTGTCCATACAACTGGGGAGGGTTTTTTCTCCTTCAATTCGACTGCACTTGTCATATCCTTGTCCACCGTTGTCATTGTAACTGCAACGTCAATCTTCTTCAAGTGGCGAGGTTGA
- the LOC101292109 gene encoding uncharacterized protein At3g17611-like, whose translation MERRGSRSNGMLPLLALHAASEYYRLERKPPVTAALIAANSLVYLRPAFLEPILPSIHDVWFNPHLILKNNDLKRFFLSPFYHVGESHLVYNMLSLLWKGIKLESSMDSTEFASMVAVLLGMSQGITLMLSKALLVLFDYEKAYYSEYAVGFSGVIFAMKVVLNNQSGNYSYVHGIPMPSRYAAWAELVLIQMLVPGVSFIGHLGGILAGLLYLRLRGAYSGSDPLTLVIRGVTDVLKLPMRFLRRVFPFRRRQISGRGPVGGRRRGIAVADWRCNACTYENSGWLDACEMCNTNRNDSGSGNTMASRPLPHYSRDLTLEQLRQLRLERFGR comes from the exons ATGGAGAGAAGAGGATCCCGATCCAACGGAATGCTCCCGCTGCTCGCACTCCACGCCGCCAGCGAGTATTACCGGCTCGAAAGGAAGCCTCCGGTCACCGCCGCTCTCATTGCCGCCAATTCTCTCGTCTACCTACGCCCGGCGTTCCTCGAACCCATCCTCCCTTCCATCCATGACGTCTGGTTCAACCCTCACCTCATCCTCAAG AACAATGACTTGAAGAGGTTCTTCTTGTCACCGTTTTACCATGTGGGAGAGTCTCATCTGGTTTACAATATGCTCTCGCTGTTGTGGAAGGGAATTAAGTTGGAGTCTTCGATGGATAGCACCGAATTTGCATCCATGGTTGCTGTGTTACTTGGCATGTCCCAAGGAATCACATTGATGCTTTCGAAAGCGTTGCTGGTTTTGTTTGACTATGAAAAGGCTTATTATTCGGAGTATGCTGTCGGGTTTTCTGGGGTGATATTTGCGATGAAGGTGGTTCTTAATAATCAGTCTGGGAACTATAGTTATGTGCATGGGATTCCCATGCCATCGCGTTATGCTGCTTGGGCGGAGTTGGTTCTTATCCAGATGTTGGTGCCTGGTGTGTCTTTTATTGGTCATTTGGGTGGAATACTTGCCGGGTTACTGTATCTGCGGTTGAGGGGTGCATATTCGGGTTCAGACCCACTTACTTTGGTCATCAGAGGTGTTACTGATGTACTGAAATTGCCCATGAGGTTTTTAAGACGAGTGTTTCCATTCAGAAGGAGGCAAATATCTGGTAGAGGCCCAGTTGGTGGGAGACGTAGAGGAATAGCTGTGGCGGATTGGAGGTGCAATGCTTGTACATATGAGAATTCTGGTTGGTTGGATGCATGTGAAATGTGTAACACAAACAGGAATGACAGTGGCAGTGGCAACACCATGGCGTCGCGTCCTTTGCCACATTATTCTCGCGACCTTACTTTGGAACAATTAAGGCAGCTAAGGTTGGAAAGATTTGGTAGATGA